From a single Rutidosis leptorrhynchoides isolate AG116_Rl617_1_P2 chromosome 5, CSIRO_AGI_Rlap_v1, whole genome shotgun sequence genomic region:
- the LOC139850456 gene encoding small ribosomal subunit protein bS21c-like, translating to MATSPSSSSASSLLHSLSSLSLSSSPHQPPLTTVSLSSAVTSASSKTLTIKPHHLTPLIREISPDLQSVLFPSLAYSNTLFFKRPYNVQVIVSPDEPEESLIGRFRREVFRANIIQECKRRRFFETNQEKRKRKIRDAARRRSRKRPRPEAKKEEVSKKKVVDDDHDNWDLIDVEVPYCR from the exons ATGGCAACGTCACCTTCTTCTTCATCAGCATCATCGCTCTTACACTCTCTCTCCTCACTTTCTCTCTCTTCTTCACCCCaccaaccaccactaaccaccgTATCCCTCTCTTCCGCCGTCACCTCAGCGTCGTCGAAAACCCTAACGATCAAACCACATCATCTAACTCCGTTGATCCGTGAAATCAGTCCTGATTTACAATCAGTTCTGTTTCCATCACTTGCGTATTCAAACACATTATTCTTCAAAAGGCCGTACAACGTTCAGGTGATCGTGAGTCCTGATGAACCTGAAGAGAGCTTGATTGGTAGGTTTCGTCGTGAGGTTTTTAGAGCAAATATTATACAGGAATGTAAACGCAGGAGGTTTTTCGAGACGAATCAGGAGAAGCGAAAACGGAAGATTCGTGATGCTGCTAGACGCCGATCTAGAAA GCGTCCACGACCAGAGGCCAAAAAGGAAGAAGTCTCAAAAAAGAAGGTGGTTGATGATGACCATGACAACTGGGATCTAATTGATGTTGAAGTCCCCTATTGTCGATGA